The Gaiellales bacterium genome includes a region encoding these proteins:
- a CDS encoding GNAT family N-acetyltransferase codes for MQSRGSTAFRIETARLVIRCWDPSDAGLAKEAIDTSLDHLRPWMPWAEAEPTTLDQKRQLLTRFAEDFARGDDAVFGIFEPDERRVVGGTGLHPRLHGNAREIGYWIRADATGRGLAGESTAALTRVAFEVDGVDRMEIHCDPANVRSAAIPRRLGYEQADGVDGNGHLIFRMLRDAYPSSPAANAAAQAYDDAGARVL; via the coding sequence ATGCAAAGCCGCGGCAGCACGGCGTTCCGGATCGAGACCGCACGGCTCGTGATCCGGTGCTGGGATCCCTCCGACGCGGGACTGGCGAAGGAGGCCATCGACACGAGCCTCGACCACCTGCGCCCGTGGATGCCGTGGGCCGAGGCGGAGCCGACGACGCTCGACCAGAAGCGGCAGCTGCTGACCCGGTTCGCCGAGGACTTCGCCCGCGGGGACGACGCCGTCTTCGGCATCTTCGAGCCGGACGAGCGCCGGGTCGTCGGCGGCACCGGCCTGCATCCGCGTCTGCACGGGAACGCCCGCGAGATCGGCTACTGGATCCGCGCCGACGCGACCGGCCGCGGCCTGGCGGGCGAGTCGACGGCGGCGCTCACCCGCGTGGCGTTCGAGGTGGACGGCGTCGACCGGATGGAGATCCACTGCGACCCCGCGAACGTCCGCAGCGCCGCCATCCCCCGCCGGCTCGGCTACGAGCAGGCCGACGGCGTCGACGGCAACGGCCACCTCATCTTCCGGATGCTGCGCGACGCCTATCCATCCTCACCCGCCGCGAACGCAGCCGCCCAGGCCTACGACGACGCCGGCGCCCGGGTGCTGTAG
- the surE gene encoding 5'/3'-nucleotidase SurE produces the protein MRILLTNDDGVTSRGLLAAKKALDSVGTVSVIAPDSNRSAVGRGITIHRPLTVVEHTLRDGSTAYATDGTPVDCVRFGALGLLGEPPDLIVAGINYGVNLGDDITYSGTVAAAFEGIVLGIPAVAVSQQSTEAGTHFRRQSGYDFEPAAGFLPGLVSLIGERGLPPRTILNVNVPPPPVTGVSVVRLGRRIYRDRLELESDEQGRRRYHIYGDDPSYHEEPDTDFHAIAESRIAVTPVHLDLTSGAGLDEVGAWPLGPGP, from the coding sequence ATGCGCATCCTGCTCACGAACGACGACGGGGTCACGTCCCGCGGCCTCCTGGCCGCGAAGAAGGCGCTCGACTCGGTCGGGACGGTGTCGGTGATCGCCCCGGACTCGAACCGGAGCGCCGTCGGCCGCGGCATCACCATCCACCGGCCGCTGACGGTCGTCGAGCACACGCTGCGCGACGGCTCCACGGCCTACGCCACCGACGGCACGCCCGTCGACTGCGTCCGGTTCGGCGCCCTCGGCCTCCTGGGTGAGCCGCCCGACCTGATCGTCGCGGGCATCAACTACGGCGTGAACCTGGGCGACGACATCACCTACTCGGGCACCGTGGCCGCCGCCTTCGAGGGCATCGTGCTGGGCATCCCCGCCGTCGCCGTGTCGCAGCAGAGCACAGAGGCGGGCACGCACTTCCGCCGCCAGTCCGGCTACGACTTCGAGCCCGCGGCCGGGTTCCTACCAGGGCTGGTCTCGCTGATCGGCGAGCGCGGCTTGCCGCCGCGGACGATCCTGAACGTGAACGTCCCGCCGCCGCCCGTCACGGGCGTGTCGGTCGTCCGCCTGGGCCGGCGCATCTACCGCGACCGGCTCGAGCTCGAGTCGGACGAGCAGGGCCGCCGCCGGTACCACATCTACGGCGACGACCCCTCCTACCACGAGGAGCCCGACACCGACTTCCACGCGATCGCCGAGAGCCGCATCGCGGTCACGCCCGTGCATCTCGACCTGACGAGCGGCGCCGGCCTGGACGAGGTCGGCGCCTGGCCGCTCGGGCCCGGCCCCTAG
- a CDS encoding plastocyanin/azurin family copper-binding protein, whose translation MRSLRLAAAAAALTLALAACGSASSSGSSSAPTAAAGGGGGGTTSTPVVVSGKKIDVTEKDFSITVAGGSTVKPGTYTFVVVNKGPSSHDLTVNGPGVADKATPISGPGTQTLTVTLKKGTYDLFCSVPGHRALGMDTKLQVGSGGSGTAAASSTTSTSSGGGSTSSGGSWS comes from the coding sequence ATGAGAAGCCTACGCCTTGCGGCCGCCGCGGCCGCCCTCACCCTCGCCCTGGCCGCCTGCGGCAGCGCGTCCTCCTCCGGCAGCTCGTCGGCTCCGACGGCGGCGGCGGGCGGAGGCGGCGGCGGGACCACCTCGACACCCGTTGTGGTGTCCGGGAAGAAGATCGACGTCACGGAGAAGGACTTCTCGATCACCGTCGCGGGCGGGTCGACGGTGAAGCCGGGCACGTACACCTTCGTCGTCGTCAACAAGGGCCCGTCGAGCCACGACCTGACCGTCAACGGCCCCGGCGTCGCGGACAAGGCCACGCCGATCTCCGGCCCGGGCACGCAGACGCTGACCGTGACGCTCAAGAAGGGCACCTACGACCTGTTCTGCTCCGTCCCCGGCCACAGGGCGCTGGGCATGGACACGAAGCTGCAGGTCGGTTCGGGCGGCTCGGGAACGGCCGCCGCGTCGTCGACCACGTCGACGTCGTCCGGCGGCGGCTCGACCAGCAGCGGCGGCAGCTGGAGCTGA
- a CDS encoding HAD-IA family hydrolase, whose amino-acid sequence MTRVTKSGEAPATWLFDFDGTLVDSVELIMDSLRHTTRTVLGRVVADEVLRARVGRPLEEHMRELDAARADDLVAVYREHNMRRHADLLRPYPGVTEMLAGLRGRRARVAIVTSKMRPAVDAGMALVPLGEFDAIVTCEDTARHKPDPAPVLRGLELLGADPETTVYVGDSPYDVRAGRAAGVHTAAALWGAFPAAVLRAERPDRELARPEEALAW is encoded by the coding sequence GTGACTCGCGTCACGAAGTCCGGAGAGGCCCCGGCGACATGGTTGTTCGACTTCGACGGCACGCTCGTGGATTCCGTAGAGCTGATCATGGACTCGCTCCGGCACACGACGCGCACGGTGCTCGGCCGGGTCGTCGCCGACGAGGTCTTGCGGGCGAGGGTCGGCAGGCCGTTGGAGGAGCACATGCGGGAGCTCGACGCCGCGCGGGCGGACGACCTGGTCGCCGTCTACCGGGAGCACAACATGCGCCGCCACGCCGACCTGCTGCGCCCCTATCCGGGTGTGACCGAGATGCTGGCCGGGCTGCGCGGCCGCCGCGCCCGGGTCGCCATCGTCACGTCGAAGATGCGCCCGGCGGTCGATGCGGGCATGGCCCTCGTCCCGCTGGGCGAGTTCGACGCGATCGTGACCTGCGAGGACACCGCACGGCACAAGCCCGACCCGGCGCCCGTGCTGCGTGGCCTCGAGCTGCTCGGCGCCGACCCGGAGACGACGGTGTACGTCGGCGACTCCCCGTACGACGTGCGCGCCGGCCGGGCCGCCGGCGTGCATACGGCCGCCGCGCTCTGGGGCGCGTTCCCCGCGGCGGTGCTGCGCGCCGAGCGGCCCGACCGCGAGCTGGCCCGGCCCGAGGAGGCGCTGGCATGGTGA
- the ligA gene encoding NAD-dependent DNA ligase LigA: MVKPEARAAELRKLITEANHRYHVLDAPTVSDGEYDGWVRELQAIEAEHPDLVTPDSPTQRVGGPPSSQFAQVEHLQPMLSLANARTDDEFWAWVERVRRLLDGEAFQLVTEPKIDGLAISLLYQRGGLARGATRGDGVIGEDVTANLRTVRSIPLSLPAGAGPLPELVEVRGEVYLPLQGFARVNEEQIAAGAKPFMNPRNSAAGSLRQKDPAVTAKRPLALWAYSIGTSDGLELESHWDALAWLREHHFPVSPDVRLHDDPAEALASCHEWEARRAELPFDVDGAVVKVSSFAQQRRLGSVGRDPRWAVAFKFPPTTALTTLERIGLNVGRTGAMNPYAVLEPVNVGGVTVSMATLHNEDDINRKDIREGDRVIIQRAGDVIPQVVGPAPEQPGTRGKPWSMPERCPVCDHPVVRAEGEARHYCSNRACPSRGYEGLRHFVSRGAMDVDGVGEKLVRRLMEVGLVAHPQDFYKLATADLLALDGFQERSAEKAIEAIETSKRQPFGRVLFALGIPHVGSVTAQALADGFGSMEALRSASAEEIADVEGVGPVIAEQVAGWFVDEEHAAIVDALTRAGLTMSGPKRAQAPAGPLAGKTFVVTGTLEGFSRDGIADHLTGLGAKVTTSVSKSTDYLLAGAGGGSKRARAEELGVPVLTEAELADLVASSG, from the coding sequence ATGGTGAAGCCCGAGGCCCGCGCGGCCGAGCTGCGCAAGCTGATCACCGAAGCCAATCACCGCTACCACGTGCTCGACGCGCCCACGGTGTCGGACGGCGAGTACGACGGCTGGGTGCGCGAGCTGCAGGCGATCGAGGCCGAGCATCCCGACCTCGTCACGCCGGACTCGCCGACGCAGCGCGTCGGCGGCCCGCCGTCGAGCCAGTTCGCCCAGGTCGAGCACCTCCAGCCGATGCTCTCGCTCGCGAATGCGCGTACCGACGACGAGTTCTGGGCGTGGGTCGAGCGTGTCCGCCGCCTGCTCGACGGCGAGGCTTTCCAGCTCGTCACCGAGCCCAAGATCGACGGCCTCGCCATCTCGCTGCTCTACCAGCGCGGCGGGCTCGCCCGCGGCGCCACCCGCGGCGACGGCGTCATCGGCGAGGACGTCACCGCCAACCTGCGCACCGTGCGCTCCATCCCGCTCTCGCTGCCCGCCGGCGCCGGGCCGCTCCCCGAGCTGGTCGAGGTGCGCGGCGAGGTGTACCTGCCGCTGCAGGGGTTCGCCCGGGTGAACGAGGAGCAGATCGCGGCCGGGGCGAAGCCGTTCATGAACCCGCGCAACTCGGCGGCCGGGTCGCTCCGGCAGAAGGACCCGGCGGTGACGGCCAAGCGGCCGCTGGCCCTCTGGGCGTACTCGATCGGCACGAGCGACGGGCTCGAGCTCGAGTCGCACTGGGACGCGCTCGCGTGGCTGCGCGAGCACCACTTCCCGGTCAGCCCCGACGTGCGCCTGCACGACGACCCGGCCGAGGCGCTGGCCTCGTGCCACGAGTGGGAGGCGCGCCGAGCCGAGCTGCCGTTCGACGTCGACGGCGCCGTCGTCAAGGTGTCGTCGTTCGCGCAGCAGCGCCGGCTCGGCTCGGTCGGCCGTGATCCGCGCTGGGCGGTCGCCTTCAAGTTCCCGCCGACCACCGCGCTGACGACGCTCGAGCGGATCGGGCTGAACGTCGGCCGCACCGGCGCGATGAACCCCTACGCGGTGCTCGAGCCGGTGAACGTCGGCGGCGTGACGGTGTCGATGGCGACGCTGCACAACGAGGACGACATCAATCGCAAGGACATCCGCGAGGGCGACCGCGTGATCATCCAGCGGGCCGGGGACGTGATCCCGCAGGTGGTCGGCCCGGCGCCCGAGCAGCCCGGCACGCGCGGCAAGCCCTGGTCGATGCCCGAGCGCTGCCCGGTGTGCGACCACCCGGTCGTGCGGGCCGAGGGCGAGGCCCGCCACTACTGCTCGAACCGGGCCTGCCCGTCGCGCGGCTATGAGGGCCTGCGCCACTTCGTCTCGCGCGGGGCGATGGACGTCGACGGCGTCGGCGAGAAGCTGGTGCGCAGGCTGATGGAGGTCGGCCTGGTCGCCCATCCGCAGGACTTCTACAAGCTGGCGACCGCCGACCTGCTCGCCCTGGACGGCTTCCAGGAGCGCTCCGCGGAGAAGGCGATCGAGGCCATCGAGACGTCGAAGCGGCAGCCGTTCGGGCGGGTGCTCTTCGCCCTCGGCATCCCGCACGTCGGGTCGGTCACCGCGCAGGCGCTGGCCGACGGGTTCGGGTCGATGGAGGCGCTTCGGTCCGCGAGCGCCGAGGAGATCGCCGATGTCGAGGGCGTCGGCCCGGTGATCGCCGAGCAGGTGGCGGGCTGGTTCGTGGACGAGGAGCACGCGGCGATCGTCGACGCGCTGACCCGGGCCGGCCTGACGATGAGCGGGCCGAAGCGGGCGCAGGCGCCGGCCGGGCCGCTGGCCGGGAAGACGTTCGTCGTCACGGGGACGCTGGAGGGCTTCTCCCGCGACGGGATCGCCGACCATCTGACCGGTCTGGGTGCGAAGGTGACCACCAGCGTCTCGAAGAGCACCGACTACCTGCTCGCAGGCGCCGGGGGCGGGTCGAAGCGGGCCAGGGCGGAGGAGCTCGGCGTGCCGGTGCTCACCGAGGCCGAGCTGGCCGACCTGGTCGCGTCGTCGGGCTAG
- the dacB gene encoding D-alanyl-D-alanine carboxypeptidase/D-alanyl-D-alanine-endopeptidase — MTASRILAAACALLLVAAPPALGASALDRKIDGMVAASGFAGSHTGIAIVDRGTGRLLAVYHGRVELRPASNMKLMTSASALGRLGFSNRLQTRAMASAALTAGTLHGNLWLVGGGDPSFATVPFSRAAFGGASGLVHDLAVRLKAAGVQRITGAVVGDESAFDTIRRGPDWKRDSWMDCAPLSALTVNEDLVRFGEFAAAPSPALRAAQQLTLALQRQGIAVGHRAHTGTHPGAAHTLAAEPSPTIHRLVYEMDQVSDNFFAETLTKDLAVAAGKRGSTKAGATITHRYVHDLGVDLAGARVWDGSGLSKGDRLSARQILGVLRHAGAEPYGWFYRHALPLAGVSGTLTDRMRSGPAFRNALAKTGTLNGASALSGFVTARNGHHLAFSIVMNRRHINIPAAHRLQDRIVQLLAASAP, encoded by the coding sequence GTGACGGCGTCACGAATCCTCGCCGCCGCTTGCGCGCTTCTCCTCGTCGCCGCGCCGCCGGCGCTGGGCGCGTCCGCGCTCGACCGCAAGATCGACGGCATGGTGGCCGCCTCGGGGTTCGCGGGCAGCCACACCGGCATCGCCATCGTCGACCGGGGCACGGGCCGGCTCCTGGCGGTCTACCACGGGCGGGTCGAGCTGCGGCCCGCGTCGAACATGAAGCTCATGACGAGCGCCTCTGCGCTCGGCCGGCTCGGGTTCTCGAACCGCCTCCAGACCCGGGCGATGGCCAGCGCCGCGCTCACCGCCGGCACGCTCCACGGCAACCTGTGGCTCGTCGGCGGCGGCGATCCGTCGTTCGCGACGGTGCCGTTCTCGCGGGCGGCCTTCGGCGGCGCGTCCGGGCTCGTACACGACCTGGCCGTGCGCCTGAAGGCGGCGGGCGTACAGCGCATCACGGGCGCGGTCGTCGGCGACGAGAGCGCGTTCGACACGATCCGGCGGGGGCCCGACTGGAAGCGCGACTCGTGGATGGACTGCGCGCCGCTCTCGGCGCTCACGGTGAACGAGGACCTGGTCCGGTTCGGCGAGTTCGCGGCCGCGCCCTCCCCGGCGCTGCGGGCCGCGCAGCAGCTCACGCTCGCGCTCCAGCGCCAGGGCATCGCGGTCGGCCACCGCGCCCACACGGGCACCCATCCCGGCGCCGCGCACACGCTCGCGGCGGAGCCGTCGCCGACCATCCACCGGCTCGTCTACGAGATGGACCAGGTCTCCGACAACTTCTTCGCCGAGACGCTGACCAAGGATCTCGCCGTGGCAGCCGGCAAGCGCGGCAGCACGAAGGCCGGCGCGACGATCACCCACCGCTACGTGCACGACCTCGGCGTCGACCTGGCCGGAGCGCGGGTCTGGGACGGCTCGGGGCTCTCGAAGGGCGATCGGCTGTCGGCCCGCCAGATCCTCGGCGTCCTGCGCCACGCCGGCGCCGAGCCGTACGGCTGGTTCTACCGCCACGCCCTGCCGCTGGCCGGCGTGAGCGGCACGCTCACCGACCGCATGCGCTCGGGCCCGGCGTTCCGAAACGCGCTCGCGAAGACCGGCACGCTGAACGGCGCCTCCGCCCTCTCCGGCTTCGTCACGGCCCGGAACGGCCACCATCTGGCGTTCTCGATCGTGATGAACCGGCGCCACATCAACATCCCCGCCGCCCACCGGCTGCAGGACCGGATCGTGCAGCTGCTCGCCGCCTCGGCGCCGTGA
- a CDS encoding Nif3-like dinuclear metal center hexameric protein, with amino-acid sequence MAQRDEIVAFADGLLQADAYPDALPVGLQVAGAERVTRIATGVSASLELFLRAADAGAQMLIVHHGLFWKNEPRRIGPRERDRLKALFDADLSLVAYHLALDAHPDVGNNALLCRLLGLDDLEEFGHVGDRTIGFIGRAEPPITLDELVSRVRKEVSPEPLVFADGPEAVTRVAIISGAAAGELEAAADAGADCFITGEPREPAMAAAREAGIHFVAAGHYATEVFGVRVLGDLIAGRFGVEHVFIDLPNPI; translated from the coding sequence GTGGCCCAGAGAGACGAGATCGTCGCATTCGCGGACGGGCTGTTGCAGGCCGACGCGTACCCGGACGCCCTGCCGGTGGGCCTCCAGGTGGCGGGCGCCGAGCGGGTGACGCGGATCGCCACCGGCGTCAGCGCGTCGCTCGAGCTGTTCCTCCGGGCGGCGGACGCGGGCGCGCAGATGCTGATCGTGCATCACGGGCTCTTCTGGAAGAACGAGCCGCGCCGGATCGGCCCGCGCGAGCGCGACCGGCTGAAGGCGCTGTTCGACGCCGACCTCTCGCTGGTCGCCTACCACCTGGCGCTCGACGCGCATCCCGACGTGGGCAACAACGCCCTCCTGTGCCGTCTGCTGGGGCTGGACGACCTGGAGGAGTTCGGCCACGTCGGCGACCGCACCATCGGGTTCATCGGCCGGGCGGAGCCGCCGATCACGCTCGACGAGCTCGTCTCGCGCGTGCGCAAGGAGGTCTCGCCCGAGCCGCTCGTCTTCGCCGACGGCCCGGAGGCCGTCACCCGGGTCGCGATCATCAGCGGGGCCGCCGCGGGCGAGCTCGAGGCCGCCGCCGACGCCGGCGCGGACTGCTTCATCACGGGCGAGCCGCGGGAGCCGGCCATGGCCGCGGCGCGCGAGGCGGGGATCCACTTCGTGGCCGCCGGCCACTACGCCACCGAGGTCTTCGGCGTGCGCGTCCTGGGCGATCTGATCGCGGGCCGATTCGGCGTCGAGCACGTCTTCATCGACCTGCCGAACCCCATCTGA
- the zwf gene encoding glucose-6-phosphate dehydrogenase, which yields MSRTADADALVIFGITGDLARKMTFQALYLLSKRHGLTCPVVGVAMDDISDDELRDRARKAIEEAGTRVGDAEFAEFAKRLSYVRGDFADDATYAAVAKAIEGVSAPVFYLEVPPSLFATVVKGLAGAGLTEHARVVVEKPFGHDLESARQLAADLHEVIDESQLFRIDHFLGKMPVEDILYLRFANSLLEPVWNRNHIAFVEMTMAEDFGVDDRGRFYDAVGALRDVVQNHMMQVLSLIAMEPPARRGLEAIDDRKRDVFTAMPDLDPERIVRGQYEGYLEVDGVRDGSDTETYIALRAEIDNWRWQGVPFFIRAGKAMAVRATEVRVVFKRPPQLGFLSGNHRPAPNHFVVRIDPDPGTTIELQSLRAGEPGIHTVSLDLELAAEGMEAPTAYEELLAAALRGDRSHFTRQDAVEETWRIVQPVLEHAPPVQVYAQGSWGPEAAQRVKSGHGGWHDPSTGV from the coding sequence GTGAGCCGGACCGCGGATGCCGACGCTCTGGTGATCTTCGGGATCACCGGCGACCTCGCCCGGAAGATGACGTTCCAGGCGCTCTACCTGCTCTCGAAGCGCCACGGGCTGACGTGCCCGGTCGTGGGCGTCGCGATGGACGACATCTCGGACGACGAGCTGCGCGACCGCGCCCGCAAGGCGATCGAGGAGGCGGGCACGAGGGTCGGCGACGCCGAGTTCGCCGAGTTCGCGAAGCGCCTCTCCTACGTGCGCGGCGACTTCGCCGACGACGCCACCTACGCGGCGGTCGCGAAGGCGATCGAGGGTGTCTCGGCGCCGGTCTTCTACCTGGAGGTGCCTCCGTCGCTCTTCGCGACGGTGGTGAAGGGGCTCGCCGGCGCGGGGCTCACCGAGCATGCGCGCGTCGTCGTCGAGAAGCCGTTCGGGCACGACCTCGAGTCGGCCCGCCAGCTTGCCGCTGACCTGCACGAGGTGATCGACGAGTCCCAGCTCTTCCGCATCGACCACTTCCTCGGCAAGATGCCGGTCGAGGACATCCTCTACCTGCGCTTCGCGAACTCGCTGCTCGAGCCGGTGTGGAACCGAAACCACATCGCCTTCGTCGAGATGACGATGGCGGAGGACTTCGGCGTCGATGACCGCGGGCGCTTCTACGACGCCGTCGGGGCGCTGCGCGACGTCGTCCAGAACCACATGATGCAGGTGCTCTCGCTGATCGCGATGGAGCCGCCCGCCCGCCGCGGCCTGGAGGCGATCGACGACCGCAAGCGCGACGTCTTCACCGCCATGCCCGACCTCGATCCGGAGCGGATCGTTCGCGGCCAGTACGAGGGCTATCTCGAGGTCGACGGCGTGCGCGACGGGTCGGACACCGAGACCTACATCGCGCTGCGGGCCGAGATCGACAACTGGCGCTGGCAGGGGGTGCCGTTCTTCATCCGGGCCGGCAAGGCGATGGCGGTGCGGGCGACGGAGGTGCGGGTCGTCTTCAAGCGGCCGCCGCAGCTCGGGTTCCTGTCGGGCAACCACCGGCCCGCGCCGAACCATTTCGTGGTGCGCATCGACCCCGATCCGGGCACGACGATCGAGCTCCAGTCGCTCCGCGCCGGCGAGCCGGGCATCCACACCGTCAGCCTCGACCTCGAGCTGGCCGCCGAAGGCATGGAGGCGCCCACCGCCTACGAGGAGCTGCTCGCGGCGGCGCTGCGGGGCGACCGCAGCCACTTCACCCGCCAGGACGCCGTCGAGGAGACCTGGCGGATCGTGCAGCCGGTGCTCGAGCACGCGCCGCCCGTCCAGGTCTACGCCCAGGGCTCGTGGGGCCCGGAGGCCGCGCAGCGGGTCAAGTCCGGCCACGGCGGCTGGCACGACCCCTCAACCGGGGTCTGA